AATGGACTTCCTGGATAGGAAAATGGTCTATGCTCTATTCTGATGAAGCACACAAATCTTTTCTGAACCATTTTCCGTGACCATTTTAATGCTGCCATAAATAACTGAGCACAGTCCTTAAATCAGCAAATCACACATATAGAAGAATAGTATATCAAATAAATTTTCACTACGGAAATGTTTAAATCACAAACGAGAGACATTAGACATCTATTCGTCATTTAGGTAGATTCACACTTCATGTAACTAGTAACAGTTCCTAGAGCGGTAGTGGTAGCTTATACTTTGTACCAACAGTGATTATCCTTACTTGGGGTGTAAAGAGATATTTGCTTCAATCAACATTATTTATGCTATCAGAATCATGGCAGAAAATAAATAAGATTAAGGCTTTTACCACTCTTAATCTTTCTATTACTAACCTGAACTTACATTATGCACTAAGGTAAGCATCAAATGCATAATTTGTAGTCACACAATCACATTGAGTAATTATTCAATTAACATTGATGGGTGCACCATTAGACGCATGTTTCATGGAAAATATCAAATTATCTTGCACTTGTGGTTTTCCAAGTACAAAACTAACACTGTTACAACTAACAGGATGCTGCAGAAGAAAAATAACCTGTAGATTTAGAAACTTTGTGACTGGTATCTTCTTGGAAAGCAGCTGTATGTCGCCACTGATGGGCTTGTACTGGAACTTCCATTTCCGCTCGTAATCTAGAGGCTTCAGTACTATCTTTGCCTCAAAGTCATTGACCTCAAGATTGTAGAACTGCAAAGACAACATATCACATTTATACATTATGAAGCGGCAGAAACGATTAACCACAGCACAGAACAGTAACAACCAAGGACGTAGCCCTACAGTTTCTACTACATCGATACGATTTTCATCAGGTTTGAGGTTGTCCCTGCGTGCAGGAGAGGGAAGCTATGAAGACACTTGTTTCGAATGCGCAATCATGGCTAGGATTTAGCATTTCCGGACCCAAGGAGCCCATGGGAAAATCAATTTCACTATCAGAGAGGGAAATGAACGAGGTAATGGACAAACAAATCAATGAGTGACGAAAATTCACGTCCAGCGCTCTAGGGATTATGGCGAGGTTTAGAAATCAGTATGCATCCTCCGGACGAGacctcgaggttgaggccgacgcGGAGGCCCTGCAGCTCCTTGCGGAACTTGAAGTGGAGCTCGGCCGGCACTACGTTGATCTGGTACAGCTCGTCCAGCGTCGTCGGCCCCTCCCCGACCCCGCCCTCCACCCCGGCGCCGCTTGCGGAGCTCGAGGCCATCGTGTGAGAGAGGGGCGCCCTTTACTCTCGCCGGTGGATTTAGGCGGCGCAGCCAAGGCCCGCCGCTTGGGGGCGATGGaacagagcgggccgccgccggcCGTAATCTGGTGATGTGGAGATTTTTCAGCTCACACCCTCAAATCATCGTATACTGCATTTAGGGGACGTTGCGCTCGTTATAAATTGTGAGCAAATATACCCTTTGTGAATTGGTTTCATCAAAACAATTTATTAGAAATTGATAAGATTATCACCTGTTTGGGAGTTTGGAACAGCTGCTCGTCCAGAAAATTTTACGAGTATCTAAGAGGAAATACAGATATATTTGGATGTATTGGGAATGCAGCTACACTTTCGAACTTGTGGTGTAAGTAAATCACACATTTCTATACGAAATAAGAATCACAAAACAACATGGTTTAACTATATCAACATATATCATTCGGTAAAAAACACGAGTGATATATGTTTTTAAGAGGAATTTAATGTGTAGGCGCAACAACTTAATAGATGTAAATCCTACGAAAAAAACATATTCATAGAAGCACGGAAAAAAAGCTAACGGGGAAGGTGGGATAGTGGCACACCATAAACAGTCGAAGCATATGGCGACCGCCAGGAACAAAAGGACAGCCGCATACACCGACGAAAATACTCGTGATCCAGTTTACAACACCGAACAGAAGACACAGGCATGAGGATCGTCCAGCAGACTTTTAGTGTTCGGCATTATATGTTGTGATGATGGTAAAACTGGAAACATGTTAGCTAAACAGGAAAACCAGGAAAAAAAGGCGGCGGCTTGTGAGAATACTGTGCGGATTGGATGAAACCACAAGGAAAGAGAAGAGATGAGCGCGCGAGTACTTAAATTTATTAATAACGTCGGCTAGGTTAAAACCTACGTTCTTACTTATTTAAGAATGTTGATCAAATCCTGGCCGATGGTTGATGTTCTTAAGAACTAAGAACGTCGGCCACGGATTAGCCGACGTGCATGTCAGCATGTTGGTAAGTACGTCGGCAATAGAAACCGTCATTCTTAACGGGATTGAGAACCTCAGCGACGTTTTTAATGTGGGCAACGTTTTTCCTGTTTTTTCTGTAGTGTAGGGGAAGTGTGTTTAGAAGAGGAGACTGACAGTGCTAGTACGAGATTATGGCCTCGAGCGTGGAGCTGAGCTCAAACATATGGGCGCGTTAAATTTTATAGAATAAAGTTCATTTATTTTATAATAAAATGGGAATTGAGCTCAAAGACTCATCCTTCAAGGTGGCATAGTGGAAAGTTTAATATCACATAGACAATAGAGAGATAATAGAGATGGAAAACAACCAACTTAAATAATCCCTACATCCCAATATATAATTCATTTGACTTTTTTTTGATAAGTTTAACCGGCTCGTCTTATTCATTTTttgcaaaaaaataaaaaattcaaAGTCATACTTAAATTATATTATATTCTAAACAATATCACAGTAAAAATTAACCATAATTATGATTTTTTAAATAAGACGAGTCAATCAAAATTGGGATAAAAAaatcaaacgaattataaattggaacAGAGAGAGTAAGTTACTACTCTTTGAATAGTCGTAGGAGAGAAAGCTATAGTTGGGTAAACGTGTGAGTATTTCGTGTATTGTTTGCACGACTTACAACGTGGCGACTAGCGATCTTTAGGATTTTGACATTTGTGTCAATTTTCACTTTAATTTTGACTATGTCTTGTCTGTTAAGTTTAGAACTGGATCAACCAGATCATGTAGATCATGGGTGAGTCAGATTTCTTCCTTTTGTGTGAGTTTATCTTGCTCACTCACACATAGATTAGGGAAACATCATTCtcctaaaaagaagaaaaaacaatCCACTAGATTTTGGTGAGAGAGCTATATGTTCCTTGGTGCTGAGAGACCTCATGCTTTCTTCATTTGTGATGCCAGCGTCACGACGTTGTGTGGTGAGACCAGTGTCTCTGAAACCTCACTCAAATGAAGAACCTGCATGGGTTAGTGTGAATCAGGTTTTTGGACAACAATTATCCAACTGTTTGTTGAGATAATATACACTTCAACATTCTACGGTCTTCATCAAGCCTTCATCGATTTCATCGCCAACAACGCTAGAGTGATCCTCACTATAACAAATAATGAGTCGTCCTCTAGAGTTTGTTGTAAATTTAATCTGCTTTTCATTATGTGTGGTCTATCTCTTATTCATTTAGTAGTTGCTTTAAGGACTAATTTAATATTTAAAGTGTGCTATTATCTAATAATCTAAAAACCTTATAGGCACTTAAAGATGTGTATTGGCTTCGCTGATAAAATAAAACAAGAGAAGTTTGATGGATCAAACTTTAAGAGATGGTCTATGAAACTTTATTTGTGGATCATTACTATGCTCATGTATTGGGTTGTGAAGCCTTGTAAAGGTCCTCTAGTTGTTGAAAAAACACACAAAGTTCGTAAGGGTAATGTGATAGCGGTATGTTGCATATTGATGTGTTGTATGAAagccgcctagagggggtgaataggcaaaacctaaaatttacaaacttaagcacaaactTCAACCCCGGTTAGCGTTAGAAGGAATATAAAGTTAATCGGAGTACGAGAGAGATGTTCTTCTTGCTTAGGGTTGCTCAATCGATTGCGGGATTACTTTTtgagccaactcaaatcaatcACAAGCAAGAGAACaatagagaggggagaggaagaataaAATCACAAAGTAAAGACCAACACAATGAACACGACTCCGAATAACGTATGTCTCCATTGAGGAGACCACTAAGGAcatgtctctttcaaccctttcccttccTCAAACAGTCACGTAGATCGGTTGAGCTTTTCTTCACTTCATAGAGACACAAGTCCCGCAAGGACCTCCACACAAATAACAGAGTCTCTTGCCTCACTTCACAATAAAGAGAATGGGAAggatgtaag
This portion of the Zea mays cultivar B73 chromosome 2, Zm-B73-REFERENCE-NAM-5.0, whole genome shotgun sequence genome encodes:
- the LOC100277138 gene encoding uncharacterized protein LOC100277138, giving the protein MASSSASGAGVEGGVGEGPTTLDELYQINVVPAELHFKFRKELQGLRVGLNLEFYNLEVNDFEAKIVLKPLDYERKWKFQYKPISGDIQLLSKKIPVTKFLNLQVGIGHNFQLNATGWKWKLSTCLGGDGVSQIRNKSKLSLFPGFDLRIGWKAEYVLPEIHGAVGTGEPAFSMNYGRLHASIDRVEAIVTQSDQY